Below is a window of Ralstonia nicotianae DNA.
GCCGAGGCCAAGATCGCCTGCGAGCGCGGCGCACGACAGGCCAACAACAACCTGATCTGGATCAAGGACGCCAAGAACGTCAAATCGCTGTGGTACGCGTTCCACCCCGACCCCATCGACCCGCAGCACCTCAAGCGCGAGATCGAGCCGAACCCGGCCAAGTACATGCAGCGTTTCGACGTGGCGGGCTGGCAGGTCGGCAGTACGAGCCAGGCCGATAGCCTGGAACCGGCGCAGCTGGACAAGCAGGTGCTCGGCTTCGCGGCGCTGAGCGATGAGCAGGTGCAGCGGGTCGGCAACGAGCAGTGCTTCGGCCCGATGGGCATGACGCCGCAGCAATGCGAGGATGCGATGACGCTACACGGCAGCCCTCAACGCCGCAAACGCCCATCGGCCATCGCCCACGCAATCGATCGCTTATCAAAGGAGAGCATGATGTCGAAAGCCATTCATTCGCAGCCCTGTTCCGGCCGATCGCACGGAGCCCAAGCATGAGCCGGCGCGACGATCGGATTCTGCCGCAGACCGAGGCTCAGGAACCCTCGCCGCTGACGGACGAGATGGCACAGGCGGGTATTCCGCGCCGGCGCTTTCTGACCTGGAGCGCATTGGCGGCCGGCGCGGGGATGCTGCACTTGCCGCTCGATGCCGGCGCGTCGAGCGCGCTCGGAGAGGTCCGGGCCACCTGGGTCGCCAGCGTGCTCAATCTGGATTGGCCAAGCCAGGCCTCCACGCAGATCGAGAACGTCCAGGAGCGCGTGCGGGTCCAGCAGGACGAACTATTGCGAATCCTCGACGAAGCGGTGCTCATGAACCTGAACACCTTGGTGTTCCAGGTCAAACCATGCGCGGATGCGCTCTATCGCTCCCGGCTCCTGCCCTGGTCGCCGTACCTGACCGGTGTGGTGGGCAAGGACCCGGGGTTCGATCCGCTGGCTTTCCTGCTCCAGCATGCGCATGCTCGTGGCATCAAGGTGCATGCATGGCTGAATCCGTATCGGGTCTCGATGAACACCCGCCAGGACACCCTCGATGCATTGACCCGCTCGTCGACGGATTCGCCGCCCAGCGTCTACGTTCAGCACCCGGAGTGGGTGCGCGTCGCGAACAACCGCTTCGTGCTCGACCCAGGTATTCCCGAGGTGCGCGCGTGGCTGGCAGGCGTCGTGGCAGAGATCGTCCGCAATTACCCCGTCGACGGCATCCAGTTCGACGACTATTTCTATTACGAAACCCGCGACTCGCTGCTGGACGATGCGGCCACCTACCAGCGCTACGGCGCGGGCTTCGCCGACAAGGGCGACTGGCGCCGCGACAACACCTATCGGCTGATCCGGGACATCGCCTGCACGATCAAGGCGATCAAGCCCTGGGTGGTGTTCGGCATCAGTCCGGCCGGCGTCTGGCGGAACAAGCAGGACGACCCGCTGGGCTCGGAGACCCAGGCCGGCGCGCCGAACTACGACGTCGCCTATGCCGATACCCGCCGCTGGGTGCTGGAGGGGCTTATCGACTACATCGCGCCACAGATCTATTGGCCGTTCGCGCGCCAGATCGCGCGCTACGACGTCATCGCCCGCTGGTGGGCCGACACCGTGCGGCAGACCCGGACCCGGCTCTATATCGGCATGGCGCTGTACAAGGTGGGCACGCCGAGCACCGCCGAACCGGACTGGACGGTGGAGGGCGGTGTGCCCGAAATCGCGCGACAACTGGATCTCAACGAGGCGTTGCCGGAGATCCACGGCAGCATGCTGTTCCGGCACGGGTTCCTGCGCGAACCGCAGACGCAGCAGGTGGTGGCCTACATCAGGCGGCGCTGGCAAGGGCGGTAGCCGGCCACGGGATGCGCCCGTCGGTCTGCCCGGAAAGCGGCTGCGCGCGAGGATGTTCCCGGCCCCGGCACTGTCGCTTTAAGGCATCTCACGCAGTAGACTTGCACCAACTTTGTCGAC
It encodes the following:
- a CDS encoding T6SS effector BTH_I2691 family protein, translated to MPILFTRYSAGYSSRPEGVSTLDKFKPNGRLQAQPGGVPIKTARYGVRMLRAGYLYLRIERRGLLEWEGYAVHPHGYLRQFWVMKPEAAEAKIACERGARQANNNLIWIKDAKNVKSLWYAFHPDPIDPQHLKREIEPNPAKYMQRFDVAGWQVGSTSQADSLEPAQLDKQVLGFAALSDEQVQRVGNEQCFGPMGMTPQQCEDAMTLHGSPQRRKRPSAIAHAIDRLSKESMMSKAIHSQPCSGRSHGAQA
- a CDS encoding glycoside hydrolase family 10 protein, whose amino-acid sequence is MSRRDDRILPQTEAQEPSPLTDEMAQAGIPRRRFLTWSALAAGAGMLHLPLDAGASSALGEVRATWVASVLNLDWPSQASTQIENVQERVRVQQDELLRILDEAVLMNLNTLVFQVKPCADALYRSRLLPWSPYLTGVVGKDPGFDPLAFLLQHAHARGIKVHAWLNPYRVSMNTRQDTLDALTRSSTDSPPSVYVQHPEWVRVANNRFVLDPGIPEVRAWLAGVVAEIVRNYPVDGIQFDDYFYYETRDSLLDDAATYQRYGAGFADKGDWRRDNTYRLIRDIACTIKAIKPWVVFGISPAGVWRNKQDDPLGSETQAGAPNYDVAYADTRRWVLEGLIDYIAPQIYWPFARQIARYDVIARWWADTVRQTRTRLYIGMALYKVGTPSTAEPDWTVEGGVPEIARQLDLNEALPEIHGSMLFRHGFLREPQTQQVVAYIRRRWQGR